GATGAGTGTGAGATGGTGAATCCACTTGGCGCAAAAACATCAGTCCACAAACTTGGTTTTATCTATTTCACAATGAAATGCTTGCCACAGGAATACATGTCTAGTTTAAAGTCTCACTTCTTGTTGGCAGTGTACAAAGCTGATGATGTAAAAACATATGGAATGAACACAATTTTAGAGCCAATTGTGAATGACATTAAAGACATGGAACTGAATGGCTTTCATGTTGAAACCACACGTTTTTCAGGCATTGTTAAGGCTGGAGTGGCACAGGTCTGTGGTGATAACCTTGGACTTAATGGAATACTTGGTTACACAGAAAGCTTTGCAGGCAATAGCGTGTGTCGGTGGTGTCGAGTTCACAAGGAAGTGTTGAGGGTACAGACAGTTGAAGCTCCTTCATCAATACGTGACAAGGTTAACtaccactcagacttgcttctacaCAAACCAGCTGAAACTGGCATCAAGAGAGAGTGCTCTCTTAACAAGTTGCAGTTCTACCATGTGACTGACAATGTTGCTCCTGATGTCATGCATGATATCCTCGAAGGGATTGGTGGTTATGAAATTAAGCTTGTGCTCAATGCATTGATTGAACAAAAAATTGTCACTCTTGATCAGCTGAACTACAGGTTGACAAGCTTTGACTATGGATTTTGTGATGTCCACAACAAGCCATCAACCATCAAACCTCAGGACTTGAAAAATCCTGATACTGGACTTAGGCAATCTGCTTCACAAACATGGTGTCTGCTAAGACTGCTTCCCCTCATGATAGGGGATTTGATTCCAGAGGACAACAAATATTGGGAGTTGCTTCTTTTATTGTTGAGCTGCATGGAGTTTATTTTTTCTCCTTCATTAACAGAAGGAGCAGTAGTCTTTTTGGGGCACATCATTGAGAAGCACCATTGTCTTTATTTAGAGCTCTTCCCAGACAGACATCTAAAACCCAAACACCACTTCATGCTTCACTATCCCAGAGCCATACGGAAACTTGGGCCTGTTGTTCACTTCTGGTCAATGCGCTTTGAGGCAAAACATGGGTTTTTCAAAAGAGTGAGTCATGTTACCTGCAACTTTCGAAATATCTGTAAAACCCAAGCCTACAGACATCAAATAATGATGTGTTACACTCTCCTGTCAGGCCAGATGTTTTGCCATGAGTTTGAAGTTGGGCCAGGATATACCAAACTCCTTGGTACAATAGAGGATTTAGAGAAGGTCAAATCTGGGTTTGAAGGAGTTGCTGTTATTACAGACGTTTATCTGCCTTCTTGGATTAAGTACAAGGGCACT
This genomic window from Nothobranchius furzeri strain GRZ-AD chromosome 9, NfurGRZ-RIMD1, whole genome shotgun sequence contains:
- the LOC129156226 gene encoding uncharacterized protein isoform X1, with amino-acid sequence MGYVCFKCHRSLGHNIRAFFNHLRVVHHILSTSTYFQCAQVGCHRTFDQIRSFRQHIIGHAIEFDIETEESSTGELPDSSVDPHLSVLNEVECCETTAEHWDELEEDNIKDRVALFLARLKATSSQTFSGIRDVVENTSGLIRDVVGCLKRKTLSFLREIGHSETPQAEDLMEQFTKAAEPFQGFESEYKQMKYFTQSGFFIQPEAVPLPGFSFTQEIDRESGNVKQVAVRDTFQYVPLKPMLKLVLESPGTIDKIFEWQNLENAALEDFRDGTIFETNPLFSKDFSIPLVLYSDECEMVNPLGAKTSVHKLGFIYFTMKCLPQEYMSSLKSHFLLAVYKADDVKTYGMNTILEPIVNDIKDMELNGFHVETTRFSGIVKAGVAQVCGDNLGLNGILGYTESFAGNSVCRWCRVHKEVLRVQTVEAPSSIRDKVNYHSDLLLHKPAETGIKRECSLNKLQFYHVTDNVAPDVMHDILEGIGGYEIKLVLNALIEQKIVTLDQLNYRLTSFDYGFCDVHNKPSTIKPQDLKNPDTGLRQSASQTWCLLRLLPLMIGDLIPEDNKYWELLLLLLSCMEFIFSPSLTEGAVVFLGHIIEKHHCLYLELFPDRHLKPKHHFMLHYPRAIRKLGPVVHFWSMRFEAKHGFFKRVSHVTCNFRNICKTQAYRHQIMMCYTLLSGQMFCHEFEVGPGYTKLLGTIEDLEKVKSGFEGVAVITDVYLPSWIKYKGTSYRTGMTLFMSHTDDCKPQFGTIQSIVVLRSNTKLILKKWETIGFERHFFCLQCFPYLSD